From the Mus musculus strain C57BL/6J chromosome 10, GRCm38.p6 C57BL/6J genome, the window AGTTTGAAATTAGTTTTCAGACCCCTCCCCTATAATCTGTGTGCATTCCTTTCTTTTGCTGTTTAGGGAAAggtgaaaatcttttcctgaAATTAAACAGAATTCAGATCTTAATAAATCTGAACTCTGCTATGaacctcatttgtaaaatgaggaATGGAATGAGTGCTTGTTTCTTAGGAGATTTCAAACTGACCACAGAAGTAGGCTCTTAGTCCTTCTGGATGAGTAATACTCGTCAAAGATACTCACTACAAACACAAGGTGAAGTTAGCTCTCTCTAAAAGAATATGTTGTTGGCCTGTTAGTGACTCAAGGCTGGCCGTGAGGATTTATACTCTGGTAGCAGCTCATGGAACAGAGGTGTTCCTGTACTCTGGTCAAGAGTGGAACTGTCAATTTCTTCAAAATGATTCCTGTGAACTATCACACTCCTGCCGCTTAATATATGATGTTTTGGAATAATAGTTCCAAGATTAAAGTTACTGGTTTTATTTAAGCacagtttacattttaaaatacagcaaATGAGTCAGAAACTACCAATTAAGAGGTAACTTGAACACAACTCAATCTCAGTAGGTCCTGAGAATCCTTAGTGCTTATAAGCTGAATTGCTTAAGTCACTTTGTCCTGTCACTCTTCAACCTTTAATGATGCCACAGGGTTAAATAATGGCCTTCCTTGTTTGGCTTGCATTTTGCTAAAGTTAGCCTCAAACTCCTTTTTTGTTCCATTTAGACTTGCTAGATGTCCATCCTTTATTCCGTAGCCTAAAGAATTCAGCTTTCTTATCCTATATTGAATTATCTGTGGCGTCAATTCCAGAACCATTGGTGACTCTCTTATTTGAGCTATGGAGATGCCTTCTTTCAGCAGTGCCTGGATTCTCTCTTCTAGGACAGAAGCAGGATAACATAGAAGGGCTGGGCATTTCACAACTAACTGTCGTAGGTCATAGTCTGTACACTCAAAAGTAGTCTTAGTGAAGGAAATACTGTTCTGGATACTTCCTGGCTGAAGTTGGAAAAGAAACCCTTTAAGTTTGGACAGAAGCTGAAGAACTTCAGAGTCTGTGAAGCCTTGCCCTTGAAGACATTTCAGCGTTTCACCTACAGCTCTAGGAGAATGTAACACAATGAAGGGATTTTGGCTTAATAATTTTAGTAGCCACACTTTAGCATTGGCCTCAGATCCACCTAAGTTTAGGTAGCTCTCCTGGAGAACCCCTATCATTTGTTTATTGTTCTCTACAGGATTATGGAAAATGCTAGAGGCCGTTGTCAGAAACCTGCTAATCACCACATTTCTGAGTCCCAGCTCTTGAAAGAACTGAACATTTAGCTTCTGGTTCTCCTGGTTCTTGACAGTAAAGAAAGATTCTGGAAACTGCTCTATTAACTGCACTAACTCTGCCTCGTTTTTGCAGACCATCTGCCAGAGTTTCCTTTTGGTGTTAACAGCAGCGGGACTGCAGATAATCGCTTCCGGACAGCGTTCTAATATACTGGCAATCACAGTTTTATTGGCACCTAGttctttcaaaatatttgcaATCTCTTCAACGTAGGTTTCTTCCTCTAGAAGCACCCATCCTTTCAGCCTGCGGATTTTTCTAATGTCAACTGAACATGCACTGAGCTTTTCCACCgttctcttgttttctttatctGACTGGCTGTCCGTTCCGTAGGTGACACAAGCTGAAGAGGGTTTGATTTTCAGAGCTGGTCGCGGCTTTCTGAGAAGACACAGTCTGCAGAGTTGGTGTCCTGTCGGCAACCTCCACGGCATGCTGTGAGCTCTGGCTAAATTTCCACATCTTAAGGCTGAGAATGTCCACATTGTACCTGCATGGAAGATGACGACTTAAAAGGAGCACTGGCTTTTACAACACTTAGAAATCTGAGTTCTAAGCAGTAACTGGGAACAATTTAAGCTGGCAAGGAAAACTACTCCATCGTAATGCATCTTATCACAAATTTAAGGCATCTCATCCTTTATAAAAACATTCTATTTGAGCTCTGTATCCATCCTGTGAAGCAAGTGCTCCAAATACAGGTTGAAGGTCATGGGGTTCAAAGGTTCATAGGTCTCAACTGTTCTGACACAAATTTCCTTTTCGACAACTGTTAGTTATGTCTTTTTTAGGTGGCATATTACACAGGTAATTATTTTTATAAGGTTTTACATTTTTCAAGTTGATGTTTAGCTCAGATAGATGCTTAGGAAGGGAGAAGTCATCTTTCATTCTATTTTCAAGTATTTTTGCTAACAAGCTATAATCCAGACAGgttagtttgttttatttgaaatgagtacataggggctggagagatggctcagtggttaagagcactgtttgctcttccagaggtcctgagttcaattcccagccaccacatggtggctcactatcatctgtaatgggatctgataccctcttctggtgcatctgaagacagctacagtgtactcatataactaactaactaacaaataaataaataaacaaataaataaataaataaaattctactaaaaaaaaaggaaatgagtaCATAAATGTATGTTTGCTTTATTAGAACTTTGGCAAATGCAACTTGTTTTTATAAATTCAGGATTAAAATAAGTCATAGGCAACATGAGAAGTGCTATGTGCCGGCCTTAGCAGAACATCTGGAAATCAGGTGAGCTGTGTGATGGTGACGGTGCTACCCCAGCTCATGAAGCAGTGTTGGGTAAGGTTTAGCCTTCAACTAAACCCAGGGGTAATCTCAGCAGTGCCTCTTAGTCTACCCAAATGCCCCTTACCATCTTCACCTATTAGGAGATGGCTACACTGTCTGAAGCCTTGCAGCCTCTGACCATAGAAGGGGCTGTAATTCTCTACTTCTGACTTGGGGCCCTGGCTGGGTGCATGCAATAAAGTAGCAAAATGGTCAGTAAGAAAGCATGCACATTTATTTTATACAGATTGTCTACATCGTGGAAGCCCATACAAAGACAAGATGCAAAGCGGGATAGGTTACACTGAGGTGGACAAAAACAGTAAGATGCAAGGAAGCAACCCCACCATGCAAGGAGCTTTAAAAAGCACAGTGTTTCAATAAGGTTTGCTCTCAAGTTATCTTTAAGAAGGATGTTACTCGTCTTACTATCGTGAGGTTTTCCTCATGTTTTCACCCACTCTTGAACAGAAGAGTCAGAATAACTCAACATGTATTTTCAAGTGGCTTTAATTCAAAATAGTCTGTGTGTCATGTGAAGCCCAGGCAGATATGGGTTGGGACTCTACAGGTTCATGCCTCTCGTTTAGAccacattctgtgtgtgtgtgtgtgtgtgtgtgtgtgtgtgtgtgttacagagtGATCCTGAAGTTCGTTAGCTTCAGACAAAGTATAGTAAGTCAAACAATGCCTCATGGGAAACTTGTCAGCAAACATTAAAAACAGCACTGTGCTGTAAATGAGAACAGTATCCATACCTTACAGGAATACTGCCAGAGTCAAATGCATAGCAAGTACTTGAAGACAGTTTTGACACATAGTTAAGTATTTACTAAATAGTAGTTATCACTGGGAACTATCAGGAGCCAAAGTCTTGTAGTGATACAACTTTAAACTGAATTTTAATGTgacttggggtggggtggagatctGGAAAAGGAGTTCAAGTACGATATGGTAGGTGactatgaccaaaatatattgtatgtatctatgaaattctcaaagaataaaactatttaaaaaaggCTTTGAAGAGATTGCTTGTCTTTTCATTGTGAGACACATAAAAGATGCCATCTGTGAGGAAGAAAGCATCCTTAGAGTCTGTAGGCATCTTAGCCGTGGCCACTGCAGCCTCCAGAAGTGATGGGTAATAAGCCTTCATTGCTTGTAATTAACCTTTCTATTTTCTTGTACAGCCCACATGCATTAAAGCAAAATGTTTTCTTCTGCTAACTCCAAATTCTAGGGTTTAAGTAGAAGTATGACTTACAAAGGGCAAGTGAGAATGTTTAAGTATGTCAGATTTTCAAAATACCTTCATAAAACTAAAGCACACTTACTGTAGAGTTGCTGAATTGTGAGGCACATAAGCAGAAACTTACAACCTTACTACTTATCGATAATTTAACACTtcattgtttttgagataaggcctTGCTACTTAGCCCTGGGTGGACTGATACTTGATGTGTAGCCTAGGTTAGACTCAAACTCATAGCAATCAAGCCCCAACCTCAAGTGTTAGAATTCCAGGAATGTGCCATGCTTGGCATCTATTCACATTTcactttgttctgttttataCAATTCTCacttgtaattctttaaatgTACAGAGCAAACCTGCACGTGGGAACTACATCTGAATCCTGTCTGTAAAGTGAAATTGAAAAAACTTATACTCTAAGCAAGTTCCAAACAGCCAAGGGTTCTTTGAGGGTCAGGGCAGGTAACTGGTGCCAGTGTGGGTCAGGCACCACTTAAAATAGCTGTTTGAGGGTCTCAACAAGATGCAAAAGGACAGATGATCAGAGCCACATTTCTATGGTAAGACATTCCCACTAGCAGATACCTATCAAATGAGACAAAGGGAAAGGCAGGCCATAACCCACTTTTCTGCTTTCTTAAAGGTAAACCCAGACatcaggacagtcaaggctgtcCATCTTGCTGCCTTTCTGCTGGGCAAACATTGTTATCAGTAAGAATGGAAAACCTGACTAATAAATGCACATTACAACTTCTTGGGAAGTCTAAGTGTGGTGTTAGAGTGCTGGAGAAGGTGGAAGGAACACCATTCAGGATGGGTGTGCTGCCTGCAGCTCTTACTGTTGAGTAGCTGTGTCATTTGCAGTTTTGTTATATGCTGAGCACCTGTCTGCCTGCATTTCATGTGTGCCCTTTGAAGGTTCTGGAATTCgagagagagggctggagagccTACACCTACAGCCATGAAACCACGTctcagatgccccccccccccttaaagaGAGCACCAGCATAGAAATGATTCTTCTGTTGTTCTGCAGTGTGGAAAACAACTCACTGGTGAAGCGCTTTGTCACTGAGGCAGACCTTTGTCACTGAGGCAGACCTTTGTCACTGAGGCAGACCTTTGGCTTATATGTTATTtttagcctttcttctctttgcCTTTTTGTCCTTGATACATCATAAAAATTAACATGTGTAAACTTTTATTATATAAGGAAAACAACTTAGTTTTTCTAGAATTGGCATTCCATTCTTTGATTCATTTTTAGTAGTTATCACTTTTTTGAggtggggaagaagaggaggaagaagaaaaaggaggagggagaggaagaaataggaggagggagaggaagaagaggaggaagagaaggaagaggaggagacagaggttgAGATCTTCCATTGTAGTGCCATCTATTTTGGCTCCCAAATGGCTGGTGTCACAGGCATGAGTTAGAGTTGTCACTTTTTAACAAGTCATGGTAAGATGTTAATAAAGGCATGGTAGTATCTGGACCATTATCAAGTATATAGTTCAGTGGCATAGGGGACTTTGACAACACTGTACAACTATAAACCACTACATATAAGACTTCCTGTCAAACACAAACTCTATGTTCATCAAACAGGGTGCATAACTCTTCACTCCTGCCACGACACCTGGAAAGCTCTACTCCGCTGTTTCCATGTATCTTCTAGATAGGTcatgtgagtgaaataaaccatccaacacatttttaaaatgcttggCTTATTCCATTTAGTGTAATGCTTTCAAAGTCCATGTTGTAGCAAGTGTCAGAACAAGGCACATTTATTCACAGTGgacttgtatgcatgtgtgtgtgtgtgtagaggtgcaCACCTGaggtagtcagaggacaactcagtAGGGTTGGTTTTCTCTTTGCACGTTTATGTAAATTCTGGATTGAACTCATGAGGCTGGCTCAGCAAGTACCCTGCTTGCTTAGACATCTTACCAGCCAATTTCTTAAAATAAGACAATAAGTGTGCTGCTTGATAGCATTTTCCTCAAACAGAATTGTTTTAAACATGAAGCCAGGCCTCTTAGACCCACTGCTTTATCAAATAAGTTTATGTGACCCTCCGCATCCTTTGCTATCATCTTCACCAAGAATGGATTTCACCTCAAGTAACCACTCCCCAGTCATCCAGGCAGGAAGCAAGTCCACATCTGCTAAAGTTTGATCTGGTGACCGAACGATATAGTCACATCAAGGCGTCTATCTCTAATCCTGCTTCTGTCAcattctgtatttctttccaaGATTCCCCTCAAAGGCACTTGTGAGGGCTGAAATCCGCTCCCTCCAACTCCCATAATGCTGATGTCTTGGCCCCGCCCACACACGTCGTCAACAGCAGCTGGAGTAGTGATTCCTCCACACAGATTTTCAATGGACTCTGCCCATATCCTGGGACTTTGTACGTCaacaaggaaatgaaagaaaagccaTCAAGACAggcagcaggtaaaggtgctgtCGCCAAGGCTACTGCTCTGACTTTAGTCCAGAAACGAACGTGATGGAATGAGAGGACTGACTTCTGCAcgttgtcctccgacctccataCATGCACCACTTTGGCACACACCTCCCCACCACCCCTAAATATCTTTTCACCTTATTAAGAAAGGCCAACTCTCCCCACCCAACACATAATCTATAAAGAGCAATAAAGATAATCAAGTGAGGTCACATTCACATTTATGCCTTAAACAGTTGCACCCACCTCTCTTTTTCTGCATTTCTGATATCACTGCTCTTCCCCTCCGTCTCCTTTGTTCTGTCCTCTTAGCTGATCCATGcagattctccttcctcttctattTCACAACTCTCAATAAAGGCAACTTCCCTGCTATCAGAGCTAATGAGTAGTTTCAATTCCTACTTTTCTGGACTTTTGTAGCATCCAGCAGCGTTTGaccatttgtttttcaaaacagtctCTTGTCTGACTTCCAAAGTGCTCCCCTCTTCTTgctctccccaccactcccctctGGCcaccccttctctgtctcctctacAGGTGCATCTTTAGGCTTGGTAGCCTGAaattccagcactaggaaggctgacgCATAAgttttaggtcagcctggtctacctagagtATTTTTAAGCCAGTTTGGACTGTAAAGTAacaacttgtttaaaaaaaaaaaaaacccaaaatattataattaaagaaatgagagagaccatgaatttgagagagaataatggagtgtgtgtgtacttgggaagtgtaaatgatgtaattgtattttaattaaaagcatTAGAAATGAATGAGTTTTTctagtgaaaaacaaacaaatgtacaaacaaataaatatgcttTCCTTCTTACCTTATAGTCTCTCCTGAGCGATTTTGTCCTTCTCCAGGGCTTCAGTCAGTCCATTTAGGACTCCTCTGTAGCTTCTAAAATGTGATTCTGTCACCTCTCTGCAATAGACCTCAGTGGCACTTTAGGACAGACATACAATAATTTGTAGAAAAGACTTTCTGCCACCTGAATTCCCATCTCCCTTCCTCACAAACCAGTCACTTCTCAGTCCCGGCGGACTCTGTTCCCACTACAtagtctccaaagactgtgcTTTTGTCAATCAACTCTCAGAAGTAAGCGTCACTTTCTTAAGGAAATGCCTCTGATGTTTCAGAATAGATGAAGCCCCATGTCCCCTTTAAGGGTGTTTACGGCACCATGGACTGCAATGCTCCACCTGGGATGGCTGTGACCCCTCACGTTTCTGCTTCACTATCCCACACAACCCACTTTGCAGCACCGTGTTCTAATGAACTGTCTCCCTGCCCTTCATGGGCTGCCATCACTGACTCTGGGAAAGAGAGGGGCAGGCAGTTCCCGGTGTGTTTTTTTACTTTATAGTAATATTTATCAATTGTCCATTCAActtgtagggtttttttgtttgtttttttgtttgtttgtttgttttaagctcAGGCTGCTGTCAGGATGGTAGGCACTAGCTCTCCTGGCCAAACATTTCATATTTCTGTTGGGATCACAGACCATCTGAGAACTTGAGAGTTACagactttacaaaaaaaaaataaggaaggccCACACCTTTTTCACTTCAGAAATGGCGTTAGCAAGAACTATGAGCAGCCCATAGTGACTGTGTATGCAGGGGAGAGCCGAGACTGAATACTGTTATTTCCTGTAATGAGCAAACAAAGAACACGATGCACAAGGCAATAACAGCAAATTAACAAATCAGGCTATGAAACAATGCAGAGGGCAAAAGTGAGTTACTTTAGCGCAGCTACACTGCCTTGGAATTAATCTCCAATTAGCTGTGACTTTTTAGGAAGTAATATCACCTTTCTGTGTGGGCAGTGTGGGCATCAGGAACATGGGGACGCTATTCCTTGGTGAAAGATCATGTTAAACGAGTTAATAGTAGTTCAgagtattaaaaaacaaaacaaagccctcaCATCTACTCCTCATTAAACCATAGTTCCCCTTAAAGATGAGGCCAGGATGCAGGTGTAGCTTGCCCAAGGCTGCCCACCTAAGAATGGCAGTCCTCTTAGCCTTGTGTCCTATGTACAATGATGCTCTTGCTAAAAAGGTCACATAGTCTGCTCTCTTATGCAATCCTCTCAAGCAATCCTGAGgtgagaaatacatttttataattaaaacagtCCTCTCAATAAAACCAATTAAGTTCTGATCTGACAGTTTCAAGTGAATTCCAATTTGTAGGCAAAGAACCACAAAGTTGGTCAGAGGAAGGGCCCTGCCAGGACCGCTACCGTGGCCTCTTATTTACGTGTGCAGCCTCCTTTTTTCAGTGCTCCGAGGTGGAGTGCCTGTGTGGACGTTCTCGGTGGGCAGCTGCTAACCCTGACCCCGGTAGGCAGGCTTGAGGCTCAGCCAGAGCTGGAGAAATAGGGTGGCTTACCTGTGGGCAGCAGTCCAAGCACAGCGGAGAGACCTTGGGCGTTGAGCTAAGTTCCCACCCTGTTCCGCAGGCCTCTCCACTCAGGAAACAGATCCTAGGTAACTGGCAGGGCTTCGCCTTGGCTGGTAACCAATCAGAGCTCGAGAAACTGATGTGCAGGAAGTCACGCCTCCATCCCGAGCGTAGCCAATTAGAACACTGTGTACAGGCTCCCGTGGGAATAAGTGAGCCACACTACAGGGTCTATTGCCACCAGTGCCACCTGGCGCTTCTGTCTCAGCAAActctggtggttcagtctctttgTCCCTTAGAGAACGTTACAACTCGttgagagaaagaggcagggaggaggggcagaTCAGAACCTGTTGTCTGTAATGTGGAGCCATTCAGAATTCTCAAGTTTAAAACTTTGAAACCTGACctgtccaaacaaaacaaacccctcaCATCTGCGGTAAACACCAGGTCTGATTCCCTAAATGCCATTCATCCTTTTTACCCCTAGATGACTTTGCCCAAATACTGCTAAACTGCCTTTTGCTTTACATTCTAAGTTATTCGTGATGCCCACACTCATAAACCAGCCAACCAAAAGCCAGAATCTTTTTCATCCATCCTTCAGATAAATATTTACAGGCTGCCGCCTCAGCACCAAGCATGCGGAACTGCAGCGCTAGGACCTTGGACAGGGCAACAGGAACTGAAACACATTAACGTGGTAACCACAATGAGAGTGAAGTGCTACCCAGGAAAGAGTCCCCTGTGCCCACCCTGTGCTGTATGCAGTTAGAGCAAGGAAAATGGTGTTTCCTAGGCTGATAGCCCGCCTCGTTACCTTTCTAAGGGTCTCTCACTCAGGTTGACACCTCCCCTTCATGTGGAGTGGAGGCTCCTGATTATGTCCTTAGCTAAGAACAATGCTTGATCCACAGTTAAGAACTCCAGAATGTTAATCATATCTGAAAACAGCCGTGTGGTTTACACTTTGTGGGCTTTAGAGGAACAGAGTCCTGACTCCTAAAGATCAGTTCTGATCCTCAGGCTACTCCGGAATTAACTGAGCAGCTACTACCTAGATGAGTAGGTGATCTATGTCCAATAACCCTTCTTAGCACATCAACACTCTATTCATGGATTTTACTGCACACTTTCTTACAAAAATTTGGGATTCATGGTTAAGATGTGCTATCCTCACTTGGGAAAAGGAAACTACAGTCAAGTATAGAAAAGGAATAAGTGGTCACATCGCAGCATGGGGAAGGATTAGACAAAGACAGCCTGGAATTACACAGTAATCTAGGccagttttgtttagtttcaggcactgtctcaaaagccaaCCCACACCCCCCATCagacaattgaaaaaaaaagggggggaagaaagaaagttatAGGTGTTAAAGTCAAGACTTGGAATTGCATGCTGTGCAATCACTTGTTAGGAGAGGGACGCAGAACTGAGAATCATGGTGTGGGAAGCTTGCACCAAGGCTCCACACAACCTGTGCACTGTGATCAAAAGTAGCTGCTAACTCAGCCACACTGACTGTGGCCAGTGACTGGGCTCAGACTTTGCCATCTTCTTACAGTGCGTTTCTAGGGCCTGACACTCAGAAAAAACCTTAGGAGGAACAGGTGATGAGACTACTACTATGTATATTTTCCTAAAGAAAACTACAAAAATCAAACAATTCTGAAGTCTCTATAAGAAATAAAGTTATACTGggtatagtggtttgaatgagaatggtccccacagGCTTGTTTGAATACTTGGGCCCCAGCTggtggagctgtttgggaaggatgaagaggcgtggccttgttgcaggAGATGCTTTGAGGTTCTTGCCATTCCTGGGCTCCCTCTTGAGTCTCTCAGTTATGGACTGAGGTGTGAGAACTCAGGTGTTCCGTGCTCTGTGATCATGAACTCTGTCTGAAATACCCACATTAAATTCTTTTATAAGCTGCACTGAtgctttatcacagtaacagaaaagtaactaaacaaTGGTTATCATTCTTGTACATGTAAAAGTCACTGCTTTAAGGGCATGAGAAAAACATAAGGAAGCTGCAAGTTAATCCAAAAGCATGGCTCCTTCAATTTCTCAGTGCGCAGTAGTAAGAACGCAAGGAGTCAGGAAGCTGGCTGCTTCGTATGCCTTTCC encodes:
- the Mterf2 gene encoding transcription termination factor 2, mitochondrial precursor codes for the protein MPWRLPTGHQLCRLCLLRKPRPALKIKPSSACVTYGTDSQSDKENKRTVEKLSACSVDIRKIRRLKGWVLLEEETYVEEIANILKELGANKTVIASILERCPEAIICSPAAVNTKRKLWQMVCKNEAELVQLIEQFPESFFTVKNQENQKLNVQFFQELGLRNVVISRFLTTASSIFHNPVENNKQMIGVLQESYLNLGGSEANAKVWLLKLLSQNPFIVLHSPRAVGETLKCLQGQGFTDSEVLQLLSKLKGFLFQLQPGSIQNSISFTKTTFECTDYDLRQLVVKCPALLCYPASVLEERIQALLKEGISIAQIRESPMVLELTPQIIQYRIRKLNSLGYGIKDGHLASLNGTKKEFEANFSKMQAKQGRPLFNPVASLKVEE
- the Mterf2 gene encoding transcription termination factor 2, mitochondrial isoform X1, which codes for MWTFSALRCGNLARAHSMPWRLPTGHQLCRLCLLRKPRPALKIKPSSACVTYGTDSQSDKENKRTVEKLSACSVDIRKIRRLKGWVLLEEETYVEEIANILKELGANKTVIASILERCPEAIICSPAAVNTKRKLWQMVCKNEAELVQLIEQFPESFFTVKNQENQKLNVQFFQELGLRNVVISRFLTTASSIFHNPVENNKQMIGVLQESYLNLGGSEANAKVWLLKLLSQNPFIVLHSPRAVGETLKCLQGQGFTDSEVLQLLSKLKGFLFQLQPGSIQNSISFTKTTFECTDYDLRQLVVKCPALLCYPASVLEERIQALLKEGISIAQIRESPMVLELTPQIIQYRIRKLNSLGYGIKDGHLASLNGTKKEFEANFSKMQAKQGRPLFNPVASLKVEE